One window from the genome of Acidimicrobiales bacterium encodes:
- a CDS encoding cyclase family protein, protein MERRQLMRTAAAGVAGMVGATVLDPVDVTGASPRHGGNPLANLRLVNLSHVNDPATTTLFPGDPEFTLETMATIPVDGFYMQYVMEGEHTGTHWGAPGHFEEGGLLADQLDPMDLYLPAVKIDVRQKAAANADYALTVDDLKAFERRHGRIPNGAAVVLWTGWEAKWGTDAYANVDADGVIHQPAFGAEAADWLISSGRLGKRGALGTDTFGPDLGTDENFEVSVMLYHRHRISLENLNNLRTLPPTGAYVLVGGPIHAAGSGSTATIYGVLPG, encoded by the coding sequence GTGGAAAGACGACAGCTGATGCGCACGGCCGCCGCCGGAGTGGCCGGTATGGTCGGCGCGACCGTGCTCGATCCCGTCGACGTCACAGGCGCAAGCCCCCGCCACGGCGGCAATCCCCTCGCCAACCTGCGGTTGGTCAACCTGTCGCACGTGAACGACCCGGCCACCACCACCCTGTTCCCGGGTGACCCGGAGTTCACGTTGGAGACGATGGCGACGATCCCGGTCGACGGGTTCTACATGCAGTACGTGATGGAGGGCGAGCACACCGGCACCCACTGGGGCGCTCCGGGGCACTTCGAGGAGGGCGGCCTCCTCGCCGACCAGCTCGACCCGATGGACCTCTACCTCCCGGCGGTGAAGATCGACGTCCGGCAGAAGGCGGCGGCGAACGCCGACTACGCCCTGACCGTCGACGACCTGAAGGCCTTCGAGCGCCGCCACGGGCGCATCCCCAACGGCGCCGCGGTGGTCCTGTGGACCGGCTGGGAGGCCAAGTGGGGCACCGACGCCTACGCCAACGTCGACGCCGACGGCGTGATCCACCAGCCGGCGTTCGGCGCCGAGGCCGCCGACTGGCTCATCTCGTCGGGACGGCTCGGCAAGCGGGGCGCCCTCGGCACCGACACGTTCGGCCCCGACCTCGGCACCGACGAGAACTTCGAGGTCTCCGTGATGCTCTACCACCGGCACCGGATCAGCCTCGAGAACCTCAACAACCTCCGGACGCTGCCCCCCACCGGCGCGTACGTGCTGGTCGGCGGCCCGATCCACGCGGCCGGCTCCGGCTCGACCGCCACGATCTACGGCGTCCTCCCCGGCTGA
- a CDS encoding AMP-binding protein produces MKVPLTVRDHIERAALVYGDRVGVVDEPDQPAPSLGDVTYRRLATLADAQAARLDQLGVGFGERVAIVSQNAARMLAGFYGTSGHGRVYVPVNFRLHTDEIRYIVEHSGASMLLFDPELEDTLEAVDCAHKVRLGDDDGEIYLHDVEPRPWEPDEDATATVNYTSGTTARPKGVQMTHRMLWTNAATFGWHVGIDDRDVYLHTLPMFHCNGWGMPYALTAMGVPQVVLRKVEGAEILRRIEAHGVTLLCGAPAVVAAVLDAASTWDGPVPGAGRTRIVVAGAPPPTRIIERVETELGWEFIQIYGLTETSPLLTVNRTRPEWDGVTDGERAARLSRAGVPALGVRLRVDQQSEVLARSNHVLLGYWEQPEATADAIPDGWFHTGDGGTIDADGYLTISDRKKDVIISGGENVSSIEVEDRLFSHPAVAEVAVIGVPDDKWGETVKALVVLAPDVSAEEGEAAVDEAELIAWCRGGLAHYKCPTSVEIRDELARTATGKLQKFKLRAPYWEGRERLVN; encoded by the coding sequence ATGAAGGTGCCGTTGACCGTTCGTGACCACATCGAGCGGGCTGCGCTCGTCTACGGCGACCGCGTCGGCGTGGTCGACGAGCCCGACCAGCCGGCCCCGTCACTCGGCGACGTCACCTACCGCCGCCTGGCCACGCTGGCCGACGCCCAGGCCGCCCGGCTCGACCAGCTCGGCGTCGGGTTCGGCGAGCGGGTGGCGATCGTGTCGCAGAACGCCGCCCGGATGCTCGCCGGCTTCTACGGCACGAGCGGCCACGGCCGGGTGTACGTGCCGGTGAACTTCCGGCTCCACACCGACGAGATCCGCTACATCGTCGAGCACTCCGGGGCGTCGATGCTGCTGTTCGACCCCGAGCTGGAGGACACGCTCGAGGCGGTCGACTGCGCCCACAAGGTGCGCCTGGGCGACGACGACGGCGAGATCTACCTCCACGACGTCGAGCCCCGGCCGTGGGAGCCCGACGAGGACGCCACCGCCACCGTCAACTACACGAGCGGCACCACCGCCCGTCCCAAGGGCGTGCAGATGACCCACCGGATGCTGTGGACCAACGCCGCCACGTTCGGGTGGCACGTCGGCATCGACGACCGCGACGTCTACCTCCACACCCTGCCCATGTTCCACTGCAACGGCTGGGGGATGCCCTACGCGCTGACGGCCATGGGCGTGCCGCAGGTGGTGCTGCGCAAGGTCGAAGGCGCCGAGATCCTGCGGCGGATCGAGGCCCACGGGGTCACGCTGCTGTGCGGGGCACCCGCCGTCGTCGCCGCCGTGCTCGACGCCGCGTCCACGTGGGACGGCCCCGTGCCCGGGGCGGGTCGCACCCGCATCGTCGTCGCAGGAGCGCCGCCGCCCACCCGCATCATCGAGCGGGTGGAGACCGAGCTGGGCTGGGAGTTCATCCAGATCTACGGCCTCACGGAGACGTCGCCACTGCTGACCGTCAACCGCACCCGGCCGGAGTGGGACGGCGTGACCGACGGGGAGCGGGCCGCTCGACTGAGTCGGGCGGGCGTGCCGGCGCTGGGCGTGCGGCTGCGGGTCGACCAGCAGAGCGAGGTGCTGGCCCGGTCGAACCACGTGCTGCTCGGCTACTGGGAGCAGCCCGAGGCCACCGCCGACGCCATCCCCGACGGCTGGTTCCACACCGGCGACGGCGGCACGATCGACGCCGACGGCTACCTCACGATCTCCGACCGCAAGAAGGACGTGATCATCTCGGGCGGCGAGAACGTGTCGTCGATCGAGGTGGAGGACCGGCTGTTCTCCCACCCGGCGGTCGCCGAGGTGGCGGTGATCGGCGTGCCCGACGACAAGTGGGGCGAGACCGTGAAGGCCCTGGTGGTGCTGGCGCCCGATGTGTCGGCCGAGGAGGGCGAGGCCGCGGTCGACGAGGCCGAGCTGATCGCCTGGTGCCGCGGCGGCCTCGCCCACTACAAGTGCCCCACCTCGGTGGAGATCCGCGACGAGCTGGCCCGCACCGCCACCGGCAAGCTGCAGAAGTTCAAGCTCCGGGCGCCCTACTGGGAGGGCCGGGAGCGCCTGGTCAACTGA
- a CDS encoding DUF4395 domain-containing protein — translation MAAIVGFPDPVDEVSARLVAGGVVLLSLATVALDQPWLIGLIAYGFVARVISGPTLSPLGQLVTKVVRPRLEVAPRPVPGPPKRFAQAMGATFSLTAAVLAFGFDATGAAYVVLGMLVAAATLESVFGVCLGCRAFALLMKAGVIPESVCERCVALS, via the coding sequence ATGGCCGCCATCGTCGGGTTCCCGGATCCTGTGGACGAGGTGTCGGCGCGGCTGGTGGCCGGTGGGGTCGTCCTGCTGTCACTGGCCACGGTCGCCCTCGACCAGCCGTGGCTCATCGGTCTGATCGCCTACGGCTTCGTCGCCCGGGTGATCTCGGGACCCACGCTCAGCCCGCTGGGCCAGCTGGTGACGAAGGTGGTGCGGCCCCGGCTCGAGGTCGCACCCCGGCCCGTGCCCGGCCCGCCCAAGCGGTTCGCCCAGGCCATGGGCGCGACGTTCAGCCTCACGGCCGCGGTCCTGGCGTTCGGCTTCGACGCCACCGGTGCCGCCTACGTGGTGCTCGGGATGCTGGTGGCGGCAGCGACGCTGGAGTCGGTGTTCGGCGTCTGCCTCGGCTGCCGGGCCTTCGCCCTGCTGATGAAGGCCGGCGTGATCCCCGAGTCGGTGTGCGAGCGCTGCGTCGCGCTCAGTTGA